GCTACACCACCGAGTCCGAGGCGCCCGTCGTCGAGGGCGAGTACGCGGAGGCCCTCGACGGTCGCTTCGGTGACCCGCAGCCGGCCGCCGGCCTGGGCCGTCGCAAGAACGCCATCGCCCGCGTCCGGATCGTCCCGGGCACCGGCAAGTGGAAGATCAACGGTCGCACCCTTGAGGACTACTTCCCCAACAAGGTGCACCAGCAGGAAGTCAACGAGCCCTTCAAGGTGCTCGAACTCGAAGGCCGCTACGACGTTGTCGCCCGCATCTCGGGTGGCGGTGTCTCCGGCCAGGCCGGCGCCCTGCGCCTCGGTGTGGCCCGCGCGCTGAACGAGGCCGACGTGGACAACAACCGCGGCGCCCTCAAGAAGGCCGGCTTCCTCCGTCGTGACGACCGTGCGGTCGAGCGCAAGAAGGCCGGTCTCAAGAAGGCCCGCAAGGCCCCGCAGTACAGCAAGCGTTAATCGCCCGCTGTTCTCGGACGTTTCGCACGTCTCGTACGCATCGCCCCGGCGGCACTTTCCGTGCCGTCGGGGCGGTTCGTTTACAGGGGGCGTCAATTGTCAGAGGCTCATGGGGCTACCTGTCACAGGCCTCCGGCTCAGGGCCGGGGAACGCTCCCGACAGCCTGGAAACAGGCACAGGGGATATACGTAGTCAGGTCCGGCATGGACACTCGGCATGAGCCGCACGGCACACAGGCACCTCAGCGCATGAGCCGTATGTACAGTGCGCACCTTTCCAGCATCTTCGCCAGCATTTTCGGAGGACACCAGTGGGACGACTCTTCGGCACGGACGGCGTGCGCGGTGTCGCCAACGTGGACCTGACGGCCGAGCTGGCTCTCGGTCTGTCGGTAGCGGCGGCCCACGTACTCGCCGAGGCGGGTTCGTTCGAGGGCCACCGGCCGGTCGCCGTGGTCGGACGGGACCCACGTGCGTCAGGGGAGTTCCTGGAGGCCGCCGTGGTCGCGGGCCTCGCCAGCGCGGGCGTCGACGTCCTGCTCGTCGGTGTGCTGCCGACCCCGGCGGTGGCGTTCCTCACCGCCGAGCTGGGAGCCGACCTCGGCGTGATGCTCTCGGCCAGCCACAACGCCATGCCGGACAACGGCGTCAA
The DNA window shown above is from Streptomyces sp. NBC_01451 and carries:
- the rpsI gene encoding 30S ribosomal protein S9, which gives rise to MAETTVEQPLDDTADVEFENADIESYTTESEAPVVEGEYAEALDGRFGDPQPAAGLGRRKNAIARVRIVPGTGKWKINGRTLEDYFPNKVHQQEVNEPFKVLELEGRYDVVARISGGGVSGQAGALRLGVARALNEADVDNNRGALKKAGFLRRDDRAVERKKAGLKKARKAPQYSKR